The region GCATTTCTCCATGAAGGTCTGCGAGAAGGTGCAGCGGAAGGGGACCACGTCCTACAACGAGGTGGCGGACGAGCTGGTGGCAGAGTTCAGCGCCGCGGACAACCACATCTTACCGAACGAGTCGGTGAGCGTGTGCGCAGCAGGGCCGGCGGGGCTGGCAGGGCCGCGAGGCTGGCGGGGCGGGACACCCCGGCCCTCTGTGTCTCAGACGGCCTCAGACATGCAGAGAAGCTCTGAAAGCACTTCCAAAGGTCTCCCGGCCCGCTTGTGTGGTGATGCCCCCGCGTCCCCGGCGCTTCCACAGCGCGCACCGGCTCCGGCCCCGTGTGTCGGCCGCCTCCCTGTGGCGACGCCCCCTGCCTGGGCTGGCGGGCCGAGCGGGGCCATGCGGGGGGCTGCCTCACGGGGGCTGCGGACGGTGCCCAGCCTCGAGTGTGCTCGGGTTTTGGGCTGTCTGGAGATCTCCCTCTGTCTCCGCCAGGCTTACGACCAGAAGAACATCAGACGGCGGGTCTACGACGCCCTGAATGTGCTGATGGCCATGAACATCATCtccaaggagaagaaggagatcAAGTGGATCGGTCTGCCCACCAACTCCGCCCAGGAGTGTCAGAACCTAGAGGTACCTCCAGCCCTGCGTCCGCCGCGTGTTCCTAGCAGGCGTCGGTCGTCTGCACCACTGGCGCCTGCTGAGTGTCTTGGGCGGCGGTGGGGGGCAGGTCTCCCCGCGTCCTGAAGCCCCTGATCGCGTCCGTGCTTTCCCACTTGACGGTGACCCTCCGGCCGTCTGGGGCCGCGGACACTGGTGGCAGGGCAGTCGGCCCGGTCCGGGGGGGGTTTCCCCCAGTGTGGGTGAACTCTGCATCCCAGTTTGTGGGGTTTTCAAAAAGACACCATAGCCGTGTCCAGAAGACGAGAAGACGGAAGAAGCTTGTGTAGTTTTGAGATTAAGAGAAACTGGCCTGTGCCCGCAGCGTCTGCCATGTTCTAGGTTCTTCTGTTGCCCCACCGTCAGGCCCAGGGCACACGTCTTCGGCGAGGACCTTTCCTCGGTGACCCTGTGTTGCcttggattttaaaatatgctgtgaAAGCCAGTTGTGATGATGTCTCATGCCGATGGCTTGTCTTTGAaggtggagagacagagaaggctGGAAAGGATAAAGCAGAAACAGTCGCAGCTCCAAGAGCTTATCCTGCAGGTAACGCAGCGCCGCCGTGGGGGCAGCGGGACTGCCGTTTGCTGGCGTCGGCCCCCCTCCGCGTGTTTGCTCTGGTCTCTGAGGGGGTGCCGGGCAGGGCCGCTGAGGACGCCCAGGGAGGGTTAGGTGGCCGGTGGCAGCAGGTGTGGGTGCGCGTCAATCGTGCATCTTTTTAGCAAATCGCCTTTAAGAACCTGGTGCAGAGGAACCGCCAGGCGGAGCAGCAGGCCAGCCGGCCGCCCCCCGCCAACTCCGTCATCCACCTGCCTTTCATCATCGTGAACACCAGCAAGAAGACGGTCATCGACTGCAGCATTTCCAACGACAAGTAGGTCGTGGTGGGAAGGGCCTTGGCCGCGTGAAGACGCCTggtcggggggcgggggcagagagAAGGTGGCCCGTCTGGTTGGTTTGCTGCGGGTCTAGCTTATAGCCACCAAGTGCGATCTTTTCAGCGTCATTACCTTGCAGGtgtcctcctcccttccctgagtGTGCGGCTCCTCGGGAAGGAGGAGTGTTGTCAGGGCAGCAGGCGGTGCTCGGGGCCCAGCCCGGGGCGTCCTGGGGCGGCCGGCAGCCCCGGGCTGCGTAGGTGCCACCCGCGCTCCCTGGTTGCTGGCGCTGAGGTGGTGGGTTCTGTGGCTGAGGGAGGTTTGGGGTGAGTGGGGTGTCCCGCTCGGGGCCCCCGAGCCAGGTGTCCAGCTCTGTCGTGGAGACGGCGCTCTTCTGACGGTGACTTTCTCCTCTAGGTTTGAGTACCTGTTTAATTTCGACAACACGTTTGAAATCCACGATGACATCGAGGTGCTGAAGCGCATGGGGATGGCCTGCGGGCTGGAGTCCGGGAGTTGCTCCGCCGACGACCTGAAGGTGGCGAGAAGTTTGGTGCCGAAGGCGCTGGAACCCTACGTGACAGGTCCGCTCCGTCCTGGGCGGAACGCCCGCCCCCTCCGCTGGGGTTGGCTCGCGCCCGGTGCCCAGAGCAGAGACAAATGGGACGTGGGACGTGGGACGGTGGCGGGCTGTGGGGTGCCGATGCGGCAGCAGCAGGACGCCATCTGGCGGGGCCGTGGCCCCTCGGgacaggggggcggggggggtggcgACAAGGCCGAGCCGTGTGGTTCATACGGTGCAGGTGTTACGTCAGGATCTCACCTTCCAGGTAGGGCCCCAGGTCTGTGAGGAGCGTGGCAGGCATGGACCCGACCCCAGGGAGTGGCTTAGTCACTGCAGCAGAGTGACCGAGAAAAGCGTCGTCTCGGCAGCCCTGGGCCTGCCCCCGACGGCAGGTGTGGGGAGCCTCCTGGGTCCCCGGCGTCCGTTCTGCCGGCTCGTTGGCTGAGCTGGGGGGTCCCAGCCGCCGAGGGGAAGGGCTTTGCGGTGAGAGAGGAGACGCTGCCCCTGCGCCTCTGGTGTGGATTACCCCCGAGCGCTCCCAAGTGGCCCCGAATAAGTGGGCATCTGGCCTCAGAGCGTCCCGTGGGGGCGCCTCCCACCCCCTCTGGATGCAGCAGCTGCCCTCCCCACGGCCCCCGTTCTTGGCGATACAGCTGCGTCCAGGACGGGGGTTGACGTAGGTCCTTCCTCCCCTTGGGTCCCGCCTCTGCGCTGTGGTGGCGGTTGCCCTCCCGTGGCACAGCGGTGGCGTCGTCGGTGGCCGCGCCGATTCAGAGAAGTAAAGGGAGGACTTCCATGCTGTCTTCGCGAGGCTTGGTCCGGTGGCCGGGCCCAGCGAGCGGGCTGCCTTCTGGCTGGTAGCGGGCATGGCGCTGGGCGGCCCGAGGGGCCTCGCCTGGAGAGCCGTCCCGTCTCAGCTCGTGGGCCTGTTTCCTGCGGTCTCTGCTTTGtgaaatttgctttcttttctttctctttccagaaaTGGCTCAGGGATCGCTCGGCGGTGTCTTTGTCACGTCGGCTGTTTCAACTGCCAACGGCACGAGGCTCTCTGCCAGGTAACCGCCGTCCCCGGTGGGGCCTGGGGGTGGTGGGGCCACTGTCACCTGGCAGCGGGACGCCCGGAGTCGGGGCGCCCAGAGCAGGGCAGACCTCCCCCCACTCCGGATGCCGCCCGAGAGTCACTCAGAGCTCGTCCTTTGTGCAAAGGAGATTTGCTTTTCTGATTGGTTTCTTTCCTCTAAAGGTTAAAAGTAGTGCACAGctcttatttttttgaaaagtactTCAGTGAAGTGCGGGCAGAGCCCCCTGAACCCCACGGCCGCAGCCTGAGTGACAGAGGCCGtttctccatctcttcttttcctttttctttttaatacactTGAAGTCACAATACGCATATAAGGTTCCTTTTTTTCACGTTACCGTGTATTGAGTGTATTTGATATTATTGAAGGAGTTTTATCATTTAAATCAATGTGTATTTGACTTTTGACCTAGCAGTCCCACAGAGCAGAAGTGTCAGACCTCAGGGTTTGTCTTAGTTCTTTGAAGATAAATGTAAAGTAATACCAACGTTAGGCATTGACAAaacagtggttttattttttatgtggtaTTATGTGTCATACCTATTTATATCAATTCTAAACATCAATAAATGTTCCTAAAGTGTAAGTGAAATCAGCAGAGTGTAGGTCCAACAAAATGGAATTGACTAATAAGTCACGTGTGCACGCCTTCGAGGGGGCTCTGCGGGCACCGTGTCCTCTGGTCCCCGTGCAGCGCTGGCCCGGCAACAGTGCGGCCCTGAGGGAGGGGCGGGGTCGCCCCGCGAGGGCCCCAGTGCCCGTGGGGTCTGTGTCGACCTCCGGGGCTGAGGGAGGCCCCAGGGTGTCTGCGTCTGTTTGGGTTTGGGCTGAGGCTGGTTCCGTTTTTAACTCTGAATCTACCGCTTGGTGTAATCTGAACACTGGTTACACCAAGAGGTGGAATTTGGGTGTTTCCTAAACGTTCCTCTTGCAGAAATTGTTTTTATTGATTAAACTTCAGAGGCTCACGTCAGGTTTTCTAAAGAGGGAAGCAAAGCCATTACCATCTCAGAAGAGAAGCTGACCTTAGTGGTGGACGCGCTGTTCTTACAAAGGCCCGTTTTGTGCATTGAGCTGCCCTCTGGTTGAACGTTTAGGTGGTTCCCAGTTACAAGAAAAGCGACAACGAGCCGCCTGATGGCTCAGTTTTCCACTCTTCCTGGCTTGGCCTCCAGGCTGGCTTTCCCAGATGTGGGATTACTTTGTCCAAGAGCAGCGTCAGTAAATACCAGTGAGAGGTATCAAGATACATGCGTGTGGTTTTCTGATAACGGGAAAACACCTTTAACGTTAGGAATCTGTGCAGCTCTGCCCTGTGGGCTTTCTGTGGTGCCACAGGCCTCTCAGGGTCCTGACCCGCGTGGCGGGACAAGAACCCTTTTACTCAGTCATCACCCTCCCCTGCCCCGTGCCGTCTGATTCAAGTGTATCACGGCCGCGTTTCCAGGGTGGTTCTGACCCTTTCATGTCCTGTTATCTTCAAACAGACTCACGGTTTACCAAGTAAGCTCCTCCGTTTTGTGGAGAGCAGTTGAAGGCCGCAGGTTGGGTGCAGAGAGGATGCTGTGAGGGCCCCCCCGAGGGTGCCGCTGTGTCTCCGCGTGGAGACAGGCCTCCTCCGAGTCTGGAGCCTGGATGACCTGTGTCAAGTTGTAGCTCTAGGTCGGGGTCCCCTCGGGGCCTTCCCTTGCTGTTCAGCTCAGACATGAAGACACTGAATGACTTGGGACGG is a window of Delphinus delphis chromosome 18, mDelDel1.2, whole genome shotgun sequence DNA encoding:
- the TFDP1 gene encoding transcription factor Dp-1 isoform X2, with amino-acid sequence MAKDAGLIEANGELKVFIDQNLSPGKGVVSLVAVHPSTVNTLGKQLLPKTFGQSNVNIAQQVVIGTPQRPAAPNTIVVGSPHTPNTHFVSQNQSSDPSPWSAGKRSRKGEKNGKGLRHFSMKVCEKVQRKGTTSYNEVADELVAEFSAADNHILPNESAYDQKNIRRRVYDALNVLMAMNIISKEKKEIKWIGLPTNSAQECQNLEVERQRRLERIKQKQSQLQELILQQIAFKNLVQRNRQAEQQASRPPPANSVIHLPFIIVNTSKKTVIDCSISNDKFEYLFNFDNTFEIHDDIEVLKRMGMACGLESGSCSADDLKVARSLVPKALEPYVTEMAQGSLGGVFVTSAVSTANGTRLSASDLANGADGALATSSSGSQYSGSRVETPVSYAGEDDDEDEDLNENEGED
- the TFDP1 gene encoding transcription factor Dp-1 isoform X1 encodes the protein MAKDAGLIEANGELKVFIDQNLSPGKGVVSLVAVHPSTVNTLGKQLLPKTFGQSNVNIAQQVVIGTPQRPAAPNTIVVGSPHTPNTHFVSQNQSSDPSPWSAGKRSRKGEKNGKGLRHFSMKVCEKVQRKGTTSYNEVADELVAEFSAADNHILPNESAYDQKNIRRRVYDALNVLMAMNIISKEKKEIKWIGLPTNSAQECQNLEVERQRRLERIKQKQSQLQELILQQIAFKNLVQRNRQAEQQASRPPPANSVIHLPFIIVNTSKKTVIDCSISNDKFEYLFNFDNTFEIHDDIEVLKRMGMACGLESGSCSADDLKVARSLVPKALEPYVTEMAQGSLGGVFVTSAVSTANGTRLSASSCRVCWRRCAPSAPREVQALLPGGPEAAAEGEAPRNRQMARHCLSTSYYDLISLKLY